In Poecile atricapillus isolate bPoeAtr1 chromosome 12, bPoeAtr1.hap1, whole genome shotgun sequence, one DNA window encodes the following:
- the DRP2 gene encoding dystrophin-related protein 2 isoform X2 → MNLCWNEIKKKSHSLRARLEAFSDHSGKLQVPLQEIIDWLGQKDEELSAQLPLRGDVLLVQQEKETHAAFMEEVKSRGPYIYSVLESAQAFLSQHPFEELEEPTLESKDVSPRHRIQNISRFVWKQANVASELWEKLTARCVDQHRHIERTLEQLLEIKGAMEELSTTLDQAESVRETWEPIGDLFIDSLPEHIQSTKLFKEELSPMKDGVKVVNDLAHQLAISDVHLCMENSRTLEQINTRWKQLQASINERLKQLQDAHRDFGPGSQHFLSSSVQVPWERAISPNKVPYYINHQAQTTCWDHPKMTELYQTLADLNNIKFSAYRTAMKLRRVQKALRLDMVTLATALEIFNEHDLQPGDRAMDVVEVIHCLTALYERLEEERGILVNVPLCVDMSLNWLLNVFDSGRSGKMRALSFKTGIACLCGTEVKEKFQYLFSQVANAGGLCDQRHLGVLLHEAIQVPRQLGEVAAFGGSNVEPSIRSCFRFSNGKSAIEASQFLEWANLEPQSMVWLAVLHRVTMAEQVKHQTKCSVCRQCPIKGFRYRSLKQFNVDICQTCFLTGRASKGNKLHYPIMEYYTPTTSSENMRDFATTLKNKFRSKQYFSKHPQRGYLPVQSVLEADFSETPASSPMLPHADTHSRIEHFASRLAEMESQNCSFFSDSLSPDDSLDEDQYLLRHSSPITDREPGGSQQVPGNLNMDDKGELERVLAHLEDENRILQGELRRLKWQHDEAVESPTLATGSPESVQDPRNDELLAEARILRQHKSRLETRMQILEDHNKQLESQLHRLRELLLQPPAESEGNGSAASSLASSPHQSEGSQAKEREHNTPDTETADEVEAKTQEVSMCLEDIMEKLRSAFPNSRGEVFPTEPCPGPSFPATADDPQCFSQELCCCSAAGTGAWPGNGGGGGGFTPARRGDQSCQEHRPNRSL, encoded by the exons ATGAATCTTTGCTGGAAcgagataaaaaaaaaatcccacagccTTCG ggctcggctggAGGCCTTCTCTGACCACAGTGGGAAGCTGCAGGTGCCTCTCCAGGAGATCATCGACTGGCTGGGGCAGAAGGATGAGGAGCTGTCGGCACAGCTGCCCCTGCGGGGCGATGTTCTCCTGgtgcagcaggagaaggagacaCATGCG GCTTTCATGGAAGAAGTGAAGTCTCGGGGACCATACATTTACTCTGTCCTGGAGTCAGCACAGGCTTTCCTTTCCCAGCACCCATTTGAGGAATTAGAAGAACCAACTTTGGAAAGCAAAG ATGTGTCTCCCCGGCACCGGATCCAGAACATCAGCCGCTTTGTCTGGAAGCAGGCCAACGTGGCCAGTGAGCTGTGGGAGAAGCTCACGGCCCGGTGTGTGGACCAGCACCGCCACATTGAACggaccctggagcagctcctggagatTAAAGGGGCTATGGAAGAGCTCAGCACGACCCTGGACCAGGCTGAAAGTGTGCGGGAGACCTGGGAACCCATCGGGGACCTCTTCATTGACTCCTTGCCAGAGCACATCCAGTCAACCAAG CTGTTCAAGGAGGAGCTCTCCCCCATGAAGGATGGGGTGAAAGTGGTCAATGATCTTGCACACCAGCTTGCCATCTCAGATGTCCACCTGTGCATGGAGAATTCCCGCACCCTGGAGCAGATCAACACCCGCTGGAAACAGCTGCAG GCCTCCATAAATGAACGGCTGAAGCAGCTCCAAGATGCCCACCGTGACTTTGGACCAGGGTCCCAGCACTTCCTCTCCT cctcTGTCCAGGTCCCCTGGGAGCGAGCCATTTCCCCCAACAAAGTGCCATACTACATCAA CCACCAGGCCCAGACAACGTGCTGGGACCACCCAAAGATGACAGAGTTGTACCAGACGCTGG CGGATTTGAACAACATCAAGTTCTCGGCATATCGGACGGCCATGAAACTGCGGCGGGTGCAAAAAGCCCTTCGAT TGGACATGGTCACCCTGGCCACAGCTTTGGAAATCTTTAATGAGCACGACCTGCAGCCCGGTGACCGGGCGATGGACGTGGTGGAGGTCATCCACTGCCTGACCGCCCTCTACGAGCGGCTGGAGGAGGAGCGGGGCATCCTGGTGAACGTGCCGCTCTGCGTGGACATGAGCCTCAACTGGCTGCTGAACGTCTTTGACAG TGGCCGCAGTGGGAAGATGAGAGCTCTCTCCTTCAAGACGGGCATCGCGTGTCTGTGCGGGACAGAGGTCAAGGAGAAGTTCCAGT ATCTCTTCAGCCAAGTGGCGAACGCCGGGGGACTGTGTGACCAGCGGCACCTCGGCGTCCTGCTCCACGAGGCCATCCAGGTCCCTCGTCAGCTGGGGGAGGTGGCAGCGTTCGGGGGCAGCAACGTGGAGCCCAGCATCCGCAGCTGCTTCCGCTTC aGCAATGGGAAGTCTGCCATTGAGGCATCCCAGTTCCTGGAGTGGGCCAACCTGGAGCCACAGTCCATGGTGTGGCTGGCGGTGCTGCACCGGGTGACCATGGCCGAGCAGGTGAAGCACCAGACCAAGTGCTCCGTCTGCCGGCAGTGCCCCATCAAGGGATTCAG GTATCGGAGCCTGAAGCAGTTCAATGTGGATATCTGCCAGACCTGCTTCCTCACTGGGCGAGCCAGCAAGGGCAACAAGCTGCACTACCCCATCATGGAGTACTACACCCCG ACCACATCCAGTGAGAACATGAGGGACTTTGCCACGACACTGAAGAACAAGTTTCGCTCCAAGCAGTACTTCAGCAAGCACCCACAGAGGGGTTACCTGCCCGTCCAGTCTGTGCTCGAGGCTGACTTCTCTGAGAC CCCAGCCTCCTCCCCGATGTTACCACACGCCGACACACACTCCCGGATTGAGCACTTTGCCAGCAG GCTTGCAGAGATGGAAAGCCAGAATTGTTCCTTCTTCAGTGATAGCCTATCCCCTGATGACAGCCT GGATGAGGACCAGTACCTGCTGCGCCATTCCAGCCCCATCACTGACAGAGAGCCTGGGGGCAGCCAGCAGGTTCCAGGAAACCTCAACATGGATGACAAGGGAGAGCTGGAAAGAGTCCTGGCCCACTTAGAGGATGAAAACAG GAtcctccagggagagctgagacgTTTGAAATGGCAGCATGATGAGGCAGTGGAGTCTCCAACCTTGGCTACAGGCTCTCCTGAATCAGTGCAAGACCCGCGTAACGACGAGCTCCTGGCAGAAGCACGAATCCTTCGGCAGCACAAGAGCCGCCTGGAGACACGGATGCAGATCCTGGAGGACCACAACAAGCAGCTGGAGTCACAGCTGcacaggctgagggagctgctgctgcag CCTCCAGCAGAGTCAGAAGGCAATGGTTCAGCAGCCTCGTCCTTGGCTTCATCTCCACATCAGTCAGAAGGCAGCCAGGCAAAGGAGAGAGAGCACAACACCCCTGACACTGAAACTGCAG atGAGGTGGAAGCCAAAACCCAGGAAGTCAGCATGTGCCTGGAAGACATAATGGAGAAGCTGCGGAGCGCCTTCCCCAACTCTCGAG GTGAGGTTTTCCCCACAGAGCCCTGCCCTGGTCCCAGCTTCCCTGCGACAGCTGATGACCCACAGTGCTTCAGCCAagagctttgctgctgcagtgctgctgggacaggagcgTGGCCTGGGaacggaggaggaggaggaggcttcACACCTGCAAGGAGAGGAGATCAGAGCTGCCAAGAGCACAGACCAAACAGATCCCTGTGA
- the DRP2 gene encoding dystrophin-related protein 2 isoform X1, with product MQPLVMQEWLYVLPRCPEWHIPDQAQHSSTARPLSQVEASQDGAGPSCVTPRAPSSAAGPQAPLEMNLCWNEIKKKSHSLRARLEAFSDHSGKLQVPLQEIIDWLGQKDEELSAQLPLRGDVLLVQQEKETHAAFMEEVKSRGPYIYSVLESAQAFLSQHPFEELEEPTLESKDVSPRHRIQNISRFVWKQANVASELWEKLTARCVDQHRHIERTLEQLLEIKGAMEELSTTLDQAESVRETWEPIGDLFIDSLPEHIQSTKLFKEELSPMKDGVKVVNDLAHQLAISDVHLCMENSRTLEQINTRWKQLQASINERLKQLQDAHRDFGPGSQHFLSSSVQVPWERAISPNKVPYYINHQAQTTCWDHPKMTELYQTLADLNNIKFSAYRTAMKLRRVQKALRLDMVTLATALEIFNEHDLQPGDRAMDVVEVIHCLTALYERLEEERGILVNVPLCVDMSLNWLLNVFDSGRSGKMRALSFKTGIACLCGTEVKEKFQYLFSQVANAGGLCDQRHLGVLLHEAIQVPRQLGEVAAFGGSNVEPSIRSCFRFSNGKSAIEASQFLEWANLEPQSMVWLAVLHRVTMAEQVKHQTKCSVCRQCPIKGFRYRSLKQFNVDICQTCFLTGRASKGNKLHYPIMEYYTPTTSSENMRDFATTLKNKFRSKQYFSKHPQRGYLPVQSVLEADFSETPASSPMLPHADTHSRIEHFASRLAEMESQNCSFFSDSLSPDDSLDEDQYLLRHSSPITDREPGGSQQVPGNLNMDDKGELERVLAHLEDENRILQGELRRLKWQHDEAVESPTLATGSPESVQDPRNDELLAEARILRQHKSRLETRMQILEDHNKQLESQLHRLRELLLQPPAESEGNGSAASSLASSPHQSEGSQAKEREHNTPDTETADEVEAKTQEVSMCLEDIMEKLRSAFPNSRGEVFPTEPCPGPSFPATADDPQCFSQELCCCSAAGTGAWPGNGGGGGGFTPARRGDQSCQEHRPNRSL from the exons ATGCAGCCCCTGGTGATGCAGGAATGGCTCTATGTCCTCCCGCGATGTCCTGAGTGGCACATCCCGGACCAGGcgcagcacagcagcactgcccgCCCGCTGTCTCAG GTTGAAGCCTCGCAGGATGGTGCAGGACCTTCGTGTGTAACCCCCCGGGCTCCAAGCAGTGCTGCCGGGCCCCAGGCCCCTCTGGAGATGAATCTTTGCTGGAAcgagataaaaaaaaaatcccacagccTTCG ggctcggctggAGGCCTTCTCTGACCACAGTGGGAAGCTGCAGGTGCCTCTCCAGGAGATCATCGACTGGCTGGGGCAGAAGGATGAGGAGCTGTCGGCACAGCTGCCCCTGCGGGGCGATGTTCTCCTGgtgcagcaggagaaggagacaCATGCG GCTTTCATGGAAGAAGTGAAGTCTCGGGGACCATACATTTACTCTGTCCTGGAGTCAGCACAGGCTTTCCTTTCCCAGCACCCATTTGAGGAATTAGAAGAACCAACTTTGGAAAGCAAAG ATGTGTCTCCCCGGCACCGGATCCAGAACATCAGCCGCTTTGTCTGGAAGCAGGCCAACGTGGCCAGTGAGCTGTGGGAGAAGCTCACGGCCCGGTGTGTGGACCAGCACCGCCACATTGAACggaccctggagcagctcctggagatTAAAGGGGCTATGGAAGAGCTCAGCACGACCCTGGACCAGGCTGAAAGTGTGCGGGAGACCTGGGAACCCATCGGGGACCTCTTCATTGACTCCTTGCCAGAGCACATCCAGTCAACCAAG CTGTTCAAGGAGGAGCTCTCCCCCATGAAGGATGGGGTGAAAGTGGTCAATGATCTTGCACACCAGCTTGCCATCTCAGATGTCCACCTGTGCATGGAGAATTCCCGCACCCTGGAGCAGATCAACACCCGCTGGAAACAGCTGCAG GCCTCCATAAATGAACGGCTGAAGCAGCTCCAAGATGCCCACCGTGACTTTGGACCAGGGTCCCAGCACTTCCTCTCCT cctcTGTCCAGGTCCCCTGGGAGCGAGCCATTTCCCCCAACAAAGTGCCATACTACATCAA CCACCAGGCCCAGACAACGTGCTGGGACCACCCAAAGATGACAGAGTTGTACCAGACGCTGG CGGATTTGAACAACATCAAGTTCTCGGCATATCGGACGGCCATGAAACTGCGGCGGGTGCAAAAAGCCCTTCGAT TGGACATGGTCACCCTGGCCACAGCTTTGGAAATCTTTAATGAGCACGACCTGCAGCCCGGTGACCGGGCGATGGACGTGGTGGAGGTCATCCACTGCCTGACCGCCCTCTACGAGCGGCTGGAGGAGGAGCGGGGCATCCTGGTGAACGTGCCGCTCTGCGTGGACATGAGCCTCAACTGGCTGCTGAACGTCTTTGACAG TGGCCGCAGTGGGAAGATGAGAGCTCTCTCCTTCAAGACGGGCATCGCGTGTCTGTGCGGGACAGAGGTCAAGGAGAAGTTCCAGT ATCTCTTCAGCCAAGTGGCGAACGCCGGGGGACTGTGTGACCAGCGGCACCTCGGCGTCCTGCTCCACGAGGCCATCCAGGTCCCTCGTCAGCTGGGGGAGGTGGCAGCGTTCGGGGGCAGCAACGTGGAGCCCAGCATCCGCAGCTGCTTCCGCTTC aGCAATGGGAAGTCTGCCATTGAGGCATCCCAGTTCCTGGAGTGGGCCAACCTGGAGCCACAGTCCATGGTGTGGCTGGCGGTGCTGCACCGGGTGACCATGGCCGAGCAGGTGAAGCACCAGACCAAGTGCTCCGTCTGCCGGCAGTGCCCCATCAAGGGATTCAG GTATCGGAGCCTGAAGCAGTTCAATGTGGATATCTGCCAGACCTGCTTCCTCACTGGGCGAGCCAGCAAGGGCAACAAGCTGCACTACCCCATCATGGAGTACTACACCCCG ACCACATCCAGTGAGAACATGAGGGACTTTGCCACGACACTGAAGAACAAGTTTCGCTCCAAGCAGTACTTCAGCAAGCACCCACAGAGGGGTTACCTGCCCGTCCAGTCTGTGCTCGAGGCTGACTTCTCTGAGAC CCCAGCCTCCTCCCCGATGTTACCACACGCCGACACACACTCCCGGATTGAGCACTTTGCCAGCAG GCTTGCAGAGATGGAAAGCCAGAATTGTTCCTTCTTCAGTGATAGCCTATCCCCTGATGACAGCCT GGATGAGGACCAGTACCTGCTGCGCCATTCCAGCCCCATCACTGACAGAGAGCCTGGGGGCAGCCAGCAGGTTCCAGGAAACCTCAACATGGATGACAAGGGAGAGCTGGAAAGAGTCCTGGCCCACTTAGAGGATGAAAACAG GAtcctccagggagagctgagacgTTTGAAATGGCAGCATGATGAGGCAGTGGAGTCTCCAACCTTGGCTACAGGCTCTCCTGAATCAGTGCAAGACCCGCGTAACGACGAGCTCCTGGCAGAAGCACGAATCCTTCGGCAGCACAAGAGCCGCCTGGAGACACGGATGCAGATCCTGGAGGACCACAACAAGCAGCTGGAGTCACAGCTGcacaggctgagggagctgctgctgcag CCTCCAGCAGAGTCAGAAGGCAATGGTTCAGCAGCCTCGTCCTTGGCTTCATCTCCACATCAGTCAGAAGGCAGCCAGGCAAAGGAGAGAGAGCACAACACCCCTGACACTGAAACTGCAG atGAGGTGGAAGCCAAAACCCAGGAAGTCAGCATGTGCCTGGAAGACATAATGGAGAAGCTGCGGAGCGCCTTCCCCAACTCTCGAG GTGAGGTTTTCCCCACAGAGCCCTGCCCTGGTCCCAGCTTCCCTGCGACAGCTGATGACCCACAGTGCTTCAGCCAagagctttgctgctgcagtgctgctgggacaggagcgTGGCCTGGGaacggaggaggaggaggaggcttcACACCTGCAAGGAGAGGAGATCAGAGCTGCCAAGAGCACAGACCAAACAGATCCCTGTGA
- the DRP2 gene encoding dystrophin-related protein 2 isoform X3, giving the protein MQPLVMQEWLYVLPRCPEWHIPDQAQHSSTARPLSQVEASQDGAGPSCVTPRAPSSAAGPQAPLEMNLCWNEIKKKSHSLRARLEAFSDHSGKLQVPLQEIIDWLGQKDEELSAQLPLRGDVLLVQQEKETHAAFMEEVKSRGPYIYSVLESAQAFLSQHPFEELEEPTLESKDVSPRHRIQNISRFVWKQANVASELWEKLTARCVDQHRHIERTLEQLLEIKGAMEELSTTLDQAESVRETWEPIGDLFIDSLPEHIQSTKLFKEELSPMKDGVKVVNDLAHQLAISDVHLCMENSRTLEQINTRWKQLQASINERLKQLQDAHRDFGPGSQHFLSSSVQVPWERAISPNKVPYYINHQAQTTCWDHPKMTELYQTLADLNNIKFSAYRTAMKLRRVQKALRLDMVTLATALEIFNEHDLQPGDRAMDVVEVIHCLTALYERLEEERGILVNVPLCVDMSLNWLLNVFDSGRSGKMRALSFKTGIACLCGTEVKEKFQYLFSQVANAGGLCDQRHLGVLLHEAIQVPRQLGEVAAFGGSNVEPSIRSCFRFSNGKSAIEASQFLEWANLEPQSMVWLAVLHRVTMAEQVKHQTKCSVCRQCPIKGFRYRSLKQFNVDICQTCFLTGRASKGNKLHYPIMEYYTPTTSSENMRDFATTLKNKFRSKQYFSKHPQRGYLPVQSVLEADFSETPASSPMLPHADTHSRIEHFASRLAEMESQNCSFFSDSLSPDDSLDEDQYLLRHSSPITDREPGGSQQVPGNLNMDDKGELERVLAHLEDENRILQGELRRLKWQHDEAVESPTLATGSPESVQDPRNDELLAEARILRQHKSRLETRMQILEDHNKQLESQLHRLRELLLQPPAESEGNGSAASSLASSPHQSEGSQAKEREHNTPDTETADEVEAKTQEVSMCLEDIMEKLRSAFPNSRGT; this is encoded by the exons ATGCAGCCCCTGGTGATGCAGGAATGGCTCTATGTCCTCCCGCGATGTCCTGAGTGGCACATCCCGGACCAGGcgcagcacagcagcactgcccgCCCGCTGTCTCAG GTTGAAGCCTCGCAGGATGGTGCAGGACCTTCGTGTGTAACCCCCCGGGCTCCAAGCAGTGCTGCCGGGCCCCAGGCCCCTCTGGAGATGAATCTTTGCTGGAAcgagataaaaaaaaaatcccacagccTTCG ggctcggctggAGGCCTTCTCTGACCACAGTGGGAAGCTGCAGGTGCCTCTCCAGGAGATCATCGACTGGCTGGGGCAGAAGGATGAGGAGCTGTCGGCACAGCTGCCCCTGCGGGGCGATGTTCTCCTGgtgcagcaggagaaggagacaCATGCG GCTTTCATGGAAGAAGTGAAGTCTCGGGGACCATACATTTACTCTGTCCTGGAGTCAGCACAGGCTTTCCTTTCCCAGCACCCATTTGAGGAATTAGAAGAACCAACTTTGGAAAGCAAAG ATGTGTCTCCCCGGCACCGGATCCAGAACATCAGCCGCTTTGTCTGGAAGCAGGCCAACGTGGCCAGTGAGCTGTGGGAGAAGCTCACGGCCCGGTGTGTGGACCAGCACCGCCACATTGAACggaccctggagcagctcctggagatTAAAGGGGCTATGGAAGAGCTCAGCACGACCCTGGACCAGGCTGAAAGTGTGCGGGAGACCTGGGAACCCATCGGGGACCTCTTCATTGACTCCTTGCCAGAGCACATCCAGTCAACCAAG CTGTTCAAGGAGGAGCTCTCCCCCATGAAGGATGGGGTGAAAGTGGTCAATGATCTTGCACACCAGCTTGCCATCTCAGATGTCCACCTGTGCATGGAGAATTCCCGCACCCTGGAGCAGATCAACACCCGCTGGAAACAGCTGCAG GCCTCCATAAATGAACGGCTGAAGCAGCTCCAAGATGCCCACCGTGACTTTGGACCAGGGTCCCAGCACTTCCTCTCCT cctcTGTCCAGGTCCCCTGGGAGCGAGCCATTTCCCCCAACAAAGTGCCATACTACATCAA CCACCAGGCCCAGACAACGTGCTGGGACCACCCAAAGATGACAGAGTTGTACCAGACGCTGG CGGATTTGAACAACATCAAGTTCTCGGCATATCGGACGGCCATGAAACTGCGGCGGGTGCAAAAAGCCCTTCGAT TGGACATGGTCACCCTGGCCACAGCTTTGGAAATCTTTAATGAGCACGACCTGCAGCCCGGTGACCGGGCGATGGACGTGGTGGAGGTCATCCACTGCCTGACCGCCCTCTACGAGCGGCTGGAGGAGGAGCGGGGCATCCTGGTGAACGTGCCGCTCTGCGTGGACATGAGCCTCAACTGGCTGCTGAACGTCTTTGACAG TGGCCGCAGTGGGAAGATGAGAGCTCTCTCCTTCAAGACGGGCATCGCGTGTCTGTGCGGGACAGAGGTCAAGGAGAAGTTCCAGT ATCTCTTCAGCCAAGTGGCGAACGCCGGGGGACTGTGTGACCAGCGGCACCTCGGCGTCCTGCTCCACGAGGCCATCCAGGTCCCTCGTCAGCTGGGGGAGGTGGCAGCGTTCGGGGGCAGCAACGTGGAGCCCAGCATCCGCAGCTGCTTCCGCTTC aGCAATGGGAAGTCTGCCATTGAGGCATCCCAGTTCCTGGAGTGGGCCAACCTGGAGCCACAGTCCATGGTGTGGCTGGCGGTGCTGCACCGGGTGACCATGGCCGAGCAGGTGAAGCACCAGACCAAGTGCTCCGTCTGCCGGCAGTGCCCCATCAAGGGATTCAG GTATCGGAGCCTGAAGCAGTTCAATGTGGATATCTGCCAGACCTGCTTCCTCACTGGGCGAGCCAGCAAGGGCAACAAGCTGCACTACCCCATCATGGAGTACTACACCCCG ACCACATCCAGTGAGAACATGAGGGACTTTGCCACGACACTGAAGAACAAGTTTCGCTCCAAGCAGTACTTCAGCAAGCACCCACAGAGGGGTTACCTGCCCGTCCAGTCTGTGCTCGAGGCTGACTTCTCTGAGAC CCCAGCCTCCTCCCCGATGTTACCACACGCCGACACACACTCCCGGATTGAGCACTTTGCCAGCAG GCTTGCAGAGATGGAAAGCCAGAATTGTTCCTTCTTCAGTGATAGCCTATCCCCTGATGACAGCCT GGATGAGGACCAGTACCTGCTGCGCCATTCCAGCCCCATCACTGACAGAGAGCCTGGGGGCAGCCAGCAGGTTCCAGGAAACCTCAACATGGATGACAAGGGAGAGCTGGAAAGAGTCCTGGCCCACTTAGAGGATGAAAACAG GAtcctccagggagagctgagacgTTTGAAATGGCAGCATGATGAGGCAGTGGAGTCTCCAACCTTGGCTACAGGCTCTCCTGAATCAGTGCAAGACCCGCGTAACGACGAGCTCCTGGCAGAAGCACGAATCCTTCGGCAGCACAAGAGCCGCCTGGAGACACGGATGCAGATCCTGGAGGACCACAACAAGCAGCTGGAGTCACAGCTGcacaggctgagggagctgctgctgcag CCTCCAGCAGAGTCAGAAGGCAATGGTTCAGCAGCCTCGTCCTTGGCTTCATCTCCACATCAGTCAGAAGGCAGCCAGGCAAAGGAGAGAGAGCACAACACCCCTGACACTGAAACTGCAG atGAGGTGGAAGCCAAAACCCAGGAAGTCAGCATGTGCCTGGAAGACATAATGGAGAAGCTGCGGAGCGCCTTCCCCAACTCTCGAGGTACTTGA